TATTGGTCGTTATGGGAACCATTACCTACCGCACCGCACCGGTCATGAAACGTTTGTACGACCAAATGGCAGAGCCTAAGTATGTGGTTGCCGTAGGCGGTTGTACCATTTCCGGAGGCCCGTTCATCAAGTCATACAATGTCGTAAACGGCATCGACAAGGTAATCCCTGTCGACGTGTATATCCCCGGTTGCCCTCCGCGTCCCGAAGCTTTCTATTACGGGCTCATGCAGTTGCAGCGCAAAATGAAGGTAGAGCGCTACTTGGGTGGCGTAAACCGCAGTCATGCTCATGACGAAGGGACAGAAAATGAAACCGAAAAGGCGAAAGGAGGAGAACAATGAAACGTGACGATGTACTGAAAATACAAGGAGCTGAAGTGTGTGCAGGAAACGCAGGCGTAATCAAACTGCCGCTCAGCGAATTCCGTAAAGTGATGGAAGGTCTGCGCAACGACCCGCAAAGTCCGATGGATTTCTTGCGTGAAATTGTAGGTATGGACTGGGGAGAAGAAGGTTTAGGAGCAGTCTACTTCATGGAATCGACCGTAACAGGCGATACCGTAGCCATCCGGACCGCTACAACCGACCGTGAAGAAGCTTATCTGCCTACCGTAAGCGACTTGTGGAAGACCGCACTGATTAAAGAACGCGAAGTATATGATTTCTTTGGCATCCGTTTCATCGGACATCCGGACATGCGCCGTCTCTTCTTGCGTGAAGACTGGATTGGATGGCCTCTCCGCAAGGATTACGACATGAATTCGAATCCGTTGCGTCTGGACAATGAAATCAATGCCGATATTACGAAAGAATACCGCCTGATGCCCGACGGCACCCTGCAAGGCTTCGACAATCAAGTCTTTGGAGAAGACGATTTCGTGGTAAGCATGGGACCGCAGCACCCTTCTACCCACGGTGCGTTGCGTATGCGCATCGCGCTCGACGGTGAGTTCGTCAAGAAGGTAGACCCGATTTTAGGATACATCCACCGCGGCATCGAGAAGATGAACGAAAGCCTGACTTATCCGCAGACATTGGGCATGACCGACCGCTTGGACTATTTGAGCGCGCATCAAAGCCGCCATGCGTTGTGCATGTGTATCGAGCAGGCTGCCGGCATCGAAATCTCCGACCGCGCCAAATACATCCGTACCATCATGGACGAACTGCAACGTATTGATTCACACTTGTTGTTCTATTCTTGTCTGGTATTGGATATGGGTGCGATGACACCGTTCTTCTATGGCTTCCGCGAACGTGAAATGGTGCTCGACATCTTCGAAGAGACTACCGGCGGACGCCTCATCCAACATTACAACGTCATCGGCGGTGTGCAGGATGACATTCATCCTACTTTCTGCCAGAAAGTAAAAGAGTTCATCAAGCACCTGCGCAGCGTCATTAAGGATTACCACGACATTTTCACCAACAACGTCATTGCCGATACCCGTATGAAAGGCGTAGGCATTCTGTCAAAAGAAGACGCCATATCATTGGGATGCACCGGAGGTACCGGACGTGCTGCCGGATGGGCAAACGACGTACGCAAGCGTCATCCGTACGGATTGTACGACAAGGTAGACTTCCGCCAAATCACGTACAATGAGTGTGATACCTTCGCCCGCTACATGGTTCGTATGGACGAAATCATGGAATCCTGCCGCATCATCGAACAACTTATCGACAACATTCCGGAAGGCGAATTCCGCGTGAAGACCAAACCGATTATCAAGTTGCCGGAAGGCATCTGGACATCGGCTGTGGAATCAAGCCGTGGCGAGTTCGGCGTTATGATTGAAAGCCATGGCGACAAGACTCCGTACCGTATGCACTTCCGTTCTACCGGTTTGCCGTTGGTACAAGCCATGGACACGATGTGCCGCGGATGGAAATTTGCCGACTTGATTGCTATCGGTGCTTCGGCTGACTTTGTGATTCCGGATATCGACCGGTAAAAAAGAAGAAACAACGTTCAAAATTAAGTATTACAAATATGAACCAAGCATTTTTAGATTATTATAACCTGCAACCGCTTTGGGAACTCATCCATTCTGCCTTGTGCAGTGTGATGCCCGAAGGACTTGCCATTTTTCTGGAATGTGTCGTTGTAGGCGTTATTATTATGGTAATGTATGCCGTGCTTGCCATCATCCTTATTTATATGGAACGTAAGGTCTGCGCGGCTTTCCAGTGCCGTATCGGTCCGAACCGCGTAGGAGGTAAAGGCGGATTGCTGCAAGTGCCTGCCGACGTCATCAAGATTCTGATTAAGGAAGTCTTCAAGCTGAAGAACGCCGACCAGCTCTTGTACGCCGCGGCACCGTTCTTAGTCATTCTGGCTTCTATCCTGACTTTCTCCTGCCTGCCCTGGCATAACGGCGGGGAAATCCTGCACATGAACATCGGTATCCTTTTTGTGCTGGCTGCCTCTTCAATCGGTATTTTGGGAATCCTGCTTGCCGGCTGGAGCAGTAACAGCAAATATACCCTTATCGGTGCCGTGCGAAGCGGTGCGATGCTCATCAGCTACGAAATCTCTATCGGACTGATTGTGTTGACCATGGTCATGCTGAGCGGGACAATGGATATCCACGAAATCGTTATGGGACAGGCGAACGGCTGGAACATCTTCAAGGGGCACCTCATTGCCGTAGTGGCATTCGTCATCTATCTGATTGCCGGAAATGCCGAAGCCAACCGTGGCCCGTTCGACCTTGCCGAAGCCGAACAGGAATTGACTGCCGGATACCATACCGAATATTCAGGTATGCACTTCGGATTCTTCTATCTGGCAGAATACCTGAACCTGTTCATCACAGCCGGAATCGCTACTACCCTCTTCCTGGGAGGATGGATGCCGCTGCACATTGCAGGCCTCGACGGATTCAATGCTGTCATGGATTACATTCCGGGCATTGTCTGGTTCCTGGGCAAGACATTCTTTGTAGTCTTCCTGCTGATGTGGATTCGCTGGACCTATCCCCGTCTGCGTATCGACCAGGTTCTGACCTTGGAATGGAAATACATCATGCCGCTGTCACTGGTAGTCTTGCTGGTAATGGCAGTTTGCAAAGTTTATGGACTCGTTTTTTAATATAGAATAACAATGGAAAGTTTCAGCGACTATATAAAAGGGTATGCTTCAGGACTGAAAAGCCTGCTAGTAGGGCTTCGCACTTCAATGAAAGTATTCTTGGAGCCGAAAGTGACCGAGCAGTATCCTGAAAACCGTCATACCACGCTACACATTCCCGAACGCCACCGTGCACGGCTGACAATGATTCACGACGAAGAGAATCACCACCATTGCATCGCGTGCGGGCTGTGTCAGATGAATTGTCCGAACGGCACCATCAAGCTCACGACCGAAATGCGTGAAGATGCCGACGGGAAAAAGAAAAAAGTATTGGTCAAGTATGAGTACAACTTAGGCTCGTGCATGTTCTGCAACCTGTGTGTGAACGTTTGTCCGCACAATGCCATCGAATTCTGCAACGACTTCGAGAATGCGGTGTTCGAGAAAGACAAACTCGTCCTGACCCTTAACCATGAAGGTTCAACCCTCGCTAAATAATCAATAGGACATGGAAATAATGGAACTATTATCATTTCAAAATATCGTATTCTACGTAGTAGCGGCAGCCATCGCGCTCTGTTCTGTACTTGCCGTAACCTCGGGCAAGCTTCTGCGTGCGGCTACCTACTTGCTGTTTGTCCTTTTCGGTACTGCGGCTATCTTCTTCATGCTCGGCTATACCTTCCTGGGTGCAGTCCAGCTGATGGTTTACGCCGGAGGTATCATCGTTTTGTATGTGTTCTCCATAGCCTTGACCCGTTCGGACAAAGACATGAGATACAAAATCAGCAAAGCACGGCTCTTCAGCGTACTTGCCACCACCGTGGTAGGCGCCGCATTGGTCCTCTTGCTGCTTTTCACCAATGGATTCGCCCTCAATGCCATCCCGTTGGGTGAGGAACTTCCTTCCCGCGAGGTCGGCATGGCACTCATCGGAACCGAGAAATATCAATTTGTATTGCCTTTCGAGGTAGTCAGTGTATTGCTGCTGGCATGTATGATTGGCGGCATCCTGATTGCACGGAAAGAAAAATAACTGGAGGATTAGATTTATGGAAATACATGTAATACATTACCTGGTTATCAGTACCATCATGATGTTTTGTGGCATTTACGGATTCTTTACCCGCAAAAACCTGCTGGCACTGCTCATTTCCGTTGAGCTCATGCTGAACGCAACGAACATTAACTTTGCCGTATTCAACCGTTATCTTTTCCCGGGACAGCTGGAAGGACATTTCTTCACCCTGTTCGGCATTGCCATTGCCGCAGCCGAAACAGCCGTAGCGATTGCCATTATCATCAATGTGTACCGCAATGTGAAACAAGTCCTTACCGATGACATCACCGACTTGAAAGGATAACTAAAACATTTTATCGATTATGGAATATACAATTCTGATACTCGCGCTACCCGTCCTGAGCTTTCTGATACTGGGGCTGACGGGCATGTACATGAAACATCGTGTGGCAGGGCTTATCGGTACGCTCTCACTCGCGGGAGTGACGTTTCTGAGCTACCTCACTGCCTACGAATACTTCACGGCTCCGCGCACAGCTGAAGGAGTCTTCGAAACGTTGATGCCTTGGAACTTCCAATGGCTGCCGTTCAACACCTCGCTGCACATCGACATGGGAATCCTGCTCGACCCGATTTCCGTCATGATGCTGGTAGTCATCTCTACCGTCAGCCTGATGGTGCACATTTATTCATTCGGTTACATGAAAGGCGAAGTCGGCTTCCAGCGCTACTATGCGTTCCTGTCGCTCTTCTCGTTCTCTATGCTGGGACTGGTGCTCGCCACCAACATCTTCCAGATGTACGTGTTCTGGGAATTGGTGGGTGTGTCTTCTTACTTGCTCATCGGATTCTATTACACGAAGCCCGAGGCTATCGCTGCCAGCAAGAAAGCGTTCATCGTAACCCGTTTCGCCGATTTGGGCTTCCTTATCGGTATCCTGATTTACGGTTTCTATATGGGAACCTTCACCTTCACTCCCGAACAGGAACAACTGATGAAATGCGGCATGTTGCTGCCGTTGGCGCTTGGACTGATGTTCATCGGCGGTGCCGGTAAGAGTGCCATGTTCCCGCTGCACATCTGGCTGCCCGATGCCATGGAAGGCCCGACTCCGGTCAGTGCCCTTATCCATGCCGCAACCATGGTCGTTGCCGGTGTATACCTGGTAGCCCGCATGTTCCCGCTGTTCATCGGCTATGCGCCCGAAACCTTACATCTTGTAGCCTACGTGGGTGCCTTCACCGCATTCTATGCGGCTTCCGTAGCCTGCGCCCAGAGCGATATCAAGCGTGTGCTTGCCTTCTCTACCATTTCACAAATCGGTTTCATGATGGTAGCCTTGGGTGTCTGCACCACTGCCGACCCGCACGAAGGCGGACTGGGATACATGGCAGGCATGTTCCACTTGTTCACTCACGCCATGTTCAAGGCTTTGCTGTTCCTCGGCGCCGGATGCATCATCCATGCCGTTCACAGCAACGAGATGTCTACCATGGGCGGCTTGCGCAAGTATATGCCGATTACCCACATCACCTTCCTCATTGCCTGTCTGGCGATTGCAGGTATTCCTCCGTTCTCGGGCTTCTTCTCTAAGGACGAGATTCTGACCGCCTGCTTCCAGTTCAGCCCGGTAATGGGATGGATTATGACGATTATTGCCGGTATGACCGCATTCTACATGTTCCGTCTGTATTACGGCATCTTCTGGGGAACTGAAAACAAAGAACTGCACGCACACCATACACCTCACGAAAGCCCGTTGTCCATGACTTTCCCGCTGATGGTGCTGGCAGCCATTACCATTGTCTGCGGCTGGATTCTTCCGTTCGGACATTTCGTATCGGCTAACGGACACGCATACGACATCCACTTGAATACCCAAGTAGCTGTAACCAGCATCGTCGTAGCCCTGATAGCCATCGGCTTGGCTACCTGGATGTATGCACGCGACAAGCAACCCGTTGCCGATATGCTGGCAAAACGTTTCGCTACCCTTCACCGTGCGGCTTACAAGCGTTTCTACATGGACGAAGTTTGGCTGTTTGTCACAAAACGGATTATCTTCCGTTGCATCTCTACCCCGTTGGCTTGGTTCGACCGTCATGTCATCGACCAGTTCATGAACTTCATGGCATGGAGCACCAATGCTGCCGGCGAAACGGCACAACCCATCCAGAACGGTAAAATCCAGAGCTACACCCTGTGGTTCCTGGGCGGTGTCATTGTGCTGTCAATTATACTTTTGCTCAATTAATAGGAAGAATGAACAGCAACCCGGTTATTCACTATTAATTGTTAACTATTAATTGAATACAAAATGAATATATTAAGTCTTTTCGTATTAGTTCCTCTGCTGATGTTGCTCGGCTTGTGGATTGCCCGCAACGTGAATCAGGTAAGAGGAGTGATGGTAGCAGGCTCCAGCGTCTTGCTGGTTCTTGCCGCATACCTCACCGTTTCTTATATCGGACTCCGCAACGGAGGCGCCACCGAAGAAATGCTGTTCACCGACAGCATCACGTGGTATGCCCCGCTGCACATTGCTTACTCGGTAGGCGTTGACGGCATCTCGGTCGTAATGCTGTTGCTGAGTGCCATTATCGTGTTCACCGGCACCTTCGCTTCCTGGAAGCTGAAGCCGCTCACCAAGGAATACTTCTTGTGGTTCACCCTGCTGAGCACCGGTGTATTCGGATTCTTTATCTCTACCGACCTGTTCACCATGTTCATGTTCTACGAAGTGGCGCTGATTCCGATGTACCTGCTGATTGGCGTATGGGGCAGCGGCCGCAAGGAATACTCAGCCATGAAGCTGACCCTGATGCTGATGGGCGGCTCGGCATTCCTGCTCATCGGTATCTTAGGCATCTTCTACGGTGCCGGAGCCGAAACCATGAACGTGATTGAAATCGCGAAGCTGAAAATCCCGACTGAGTTCCAGCAAATCTTCTTCCCGATGGTATTCCTGGGATTCGGCGTATTGGGCGCACTTTTCCCCTTCCATACATGGAGCCCCGACGGTCACGCTTCGGCGCCGACTGCCGTATCTATGCTCCACGCCGGTGTATTGATGAAATTAGGAGGTTACGGATGCTTCCGTGTCGCAATGTACCTGATGCCTACCGGATTGGCATACTGGGGCGACTTCTTCCTGGTGTTGACTACCATTTCGGTGGTTTACGGAGCGTTCAGCGCCGTTGTGCAGACCGACTTGAAATACATCAACGCCTACTCGTCTGTAAGCCACTGCGGCCTGGTATTGTTCGCCCTGCTGATGGCTACGCGTGTCAGCTCTACCGGTGCCATCCTGCAGATGCTGAGCCACGGCTTGATGACGGCACTCTTCTTTGCCCTCATCGGTATGATTTACGGACGTACGCATACCCGTGACATCCGCCAGCTGAGCGGCTTGATGAAGATTATGCCTTTCTTGGCTGTAGGCTATGTGATTGCCGGTCTTGCCAACCTCGGTTTGCCGGGCTTGAGCGGCTTCATTGCCGAGATGACCGTATTTGTAGGCTCGTTCGAGCATACCGATGTATTCCACCGCGCCTGCACCATTATCGCTACTACCAGTATCGTGATTACTGCGGTCTACATCCTGCGTGTGGTCGGCAAGATTCTGTATGGCACTTGCCAGAATCCCGAACACCTGAAACTGACCGACGCCACTTGGGACGAACGCTTCGCCGTTATCTGCCTCATCGCAGCGGTAGCCGGACTGGGTCTTGCACCGTGGTGGGTCAGCGATGTCATCAATGCCAGTGTAGAACCTATTATTTCACAACTCATACATTAATTCAGACATTATGGATATAAGTGCAATATTCTCTACCATGCAAGCAGAAATCAGTCTGGCTATCATCCTGATTGTCGTATTGCTTGCCGACCTGATCCTGAAACAGCCCAACCACAAGGCATTGCAGGGTCTGTCATGCGGGCTGTTAGTGGTGCAAATCGCGCTGAATATCGTCCCCGTAACGGGCGAGGCTTTTGGCGGCATGTTTGTCAACACCCCCATGTCGTCTATTGTCAAGACGGTACTTACCGCCGGAACCTTGCTGGTCTTCATGCAGGCTGATTCATGGATTAACCGTGAAGACACCCGCCACAAGGCAGGCGAATTCTACGTCCTGACCCTCTCCACCCTGCTGGGTATGTATTACATGGTAAGCGCGGGCAGCTTCCTCCTCTTCTACGTAGGCTTGGAACTTGCCAGCATCCCGATGGCATGCCTGATTGCATTCGACAAATACCGTCACCACAGCGCGGAAGCCAGCACCAAGTTCATCCTGAACGCCATGTTCTCTTCTGCCCTCATGCTTTACGGCTTGTCGCTCATCTACGGAACATGCGGAACCATGTATTTCGAAGACATGACCACGATGCTCACCGGAAGCCCGTTGCAGATTCTTGCCATGGTGCTCTTCTTCGCCGGCTTGGGCTTCAAGCTGAGTCTGGTTCCTTTCCACATGTGGACCCCCGATACCTATCAGGGTGCTCCCACAGCCGTTACTGCCTACCTGTCTGTCATCTCGAAAGGTGCGGCAGCCTTCGCGCTGATGAGCATTCTGGTCAAGGCATTCGGTCCGATGATAGCAGACTGGAGCCTGCTGGTGGCTATCGTAACCGTAGTAACCATTACGCTTGCCAACATCATGGCTATCCTGCAGCACGACCTGAAACGATTCATGGCGTACAGTAGTATCTCGCAAGCCGGCTACATT
The Phocaeicola salanitronis DSM 18170 genome window above contains:
- a CDS encoding complex I subunit 4 family protein, whose product is MNILSLFVLVPLLMLLGLWIARNVNQVRGVMVAGSSVLLVLAAYLTVSYIGLRNGGATEEMLFTDSITWYAPLHIAYSVGVDGISVVMLLLSAIIVFTGTFASWKLKPLTKEYFLWFTLLSTGVFGFFISTDLFTMFMFYEVALIPMYLLIGVWGSGRKEYSAMKLTLMLMGGSAFLLIGILGIFYGAGAETMNVIEIAKLKIPTEFQQIFFPMVFLGFGVLGALFPFHTWSPDGHASAPTAVSMLHAGVLMKLGGYGCFRVAMYLMPTGLAYWGDFFLVLTTISVVYGAFSAVVQTDLKYINAYSSVSHCGLVLFALLMATRVSSTGAILQMLSHGLMTALFFALIGMIYGRTHTRDIRQLSGLMKIMPFLAVGYVIAGLANLGLPGLSGFIAEMTVFVGSFEHTDVFHRACTIIATTSIVITAVYILRVVGKILYGTCQNPEHLKLTDATWDERFAVICLIAAVAGLGLAPWWVSDVINASVEPIISQLIH
- a CDS encoding 4Fe-4S binding protein, which produces MESFSDYIKGYASGLKSLLVGLRTSMKVFLEPKVTEQYPENRHTTLHIPERHRARLTMIHDEENHHHCIACGLCQMNCPNGTIKLTTEMREDADGKKKKVLVKYEYNLGSCMFCNLCVNVCPHNAIEFCNDFENAVFEKDKLVLTLNHEGSTLAK
- the nuoL gene encoding NADH-quinone oxidoreductase subunit L, with product MEYTILILALPVLSFLILGLTGMYMKHRVAGLIGTLSLAGVTFLSYLTAYEYFTAPRTAEGVFETLMPWNFQWLPFNTSLHIDMGILLDPISVMMLVVISTVSLMVHIYSFGYMKGEVGFQRYYAFLSLFSFSMLGLVLATNIFQMYVFWELVGVSSYLLIGFYYTKPEAIAASKKAFIVTRFADLGFLIGILIYGFYMGTFTFTPEQEQLMKCGMLLPLALGLMFIGGAGKSAMFPLHIWLPDAMEGPTPVSALIHAATMVVAGVYLVARMFPLFIGYAPETLHLVAYVGAFTAFYAASVACAQSDIKRVLAFSTISQIGFMMVALGVCTTADPHEGGLGYMAGMFHLFTHAMFKALLFLGAGCIIHAVHSNEMSTMGGLRKYMPITHITFLIACLAIAGIPPFSGFFSKDEILTACFQFSPVMGWIMTIIAGMTAFYMFRLYYGIFWGTENKELHAHHTPHESPLSMTFPLMVLAAITIVCGWILPFGHFVSANGHAYDIHLNTQVAVTSIVVALIAIGLATWMYARDKQPVADMLAKRFATLHRAAYKRFYMDEVWLFVTKRIIFRCISTPLAWFDRHVIDQFMNFMAWSTNAAGETAQPIQNGKIQSYTLWFLGGVIVLSIILLLN
- a CDS encoding NADH-quinone oxidoreductase subunit B, whose product is MEMKKPKIRSMKYDEFKNNDYLERLVQQVNQDGAGVILTTFDELINWGRSNSVWGLLLGTSCCAIEFMALGAARYDMARFGFEVTRNSPRQADVLVVMGTITYRTAPVMKRLYDQMAEPKYVVAVGGCTISGGPFIKSYNVVNGIDKVIPVDVYIPGCPPRPEAFYYGLMQLQRKMKVERYLGGVNRSHAHDEGTENETEKAKGGEQ
- a CDS encoding NADH-quinone oxidoreductase subunit J family protein — protein: MELLSFQNIVFYVVAAAIALCSVLAVTSGKLLRAATYLLFVLFGTAAIFFMLGYTFLGAVQLMVYAGGIIVLYVFSIALTRSDKDMRYKISKARLFSVLATTVVGAALVLLLLFTNGFALNAIPLGEELPSREVGMALIGTEKYQFVLPFEVVSVLLLACMIGGILIARKEK
- the nuoK gene encoding NADH-quinone oxidoreductase subunit NuoK, with product MEIHVIHYLVISTIMMFCGIYGFFTRKNLLALLISVELMLNATNINFAVFNRYLFPGQLEGHFFTLFGIAIAAAETAVAIAIIINVYRNVKQVLTDDITDLKG
- a CDS encoding NADH-quinone oxidoreductase subunit D-related protein produces the protein MEGLRNDPQSPMDFLREIVGMDWGEEGLGAVYFMESTVTGDTVAIRTATTDREEAYLPTVSDLWKTALIKEREVYDFFGIRFIGHPDMRRLFLREDWIGWPLRKDYDMNSNPLRLDNEINADITKEYRLMPDGTLQGFDNQVFGEDDFVVSMGPQHPSTHGALRMRIALDGEFVKKVDPILGYIHRGIEKMNESLTYPQTLGMTDRLDYLSAHQSRHALCMCIEQAAGIEISDRAKYIRTIMDELQRIDSHLLFYSCLVLDMGAMTPFFYGFREREMVLDIFEETTGGRLIQHYNVIGGVQDDIHPTFCQKVKEFIKHLRSVIKDYHDIFTNNVIADTRMKGVGILSKEDAISLGCTGGTGRAAGWANDVRKRHPYGLYDKVDFRQITYNECDTFARYMVRMDEIMESCRIIEQLIDNIPEGEFRVKTKPIIKLPEGIWTSAVESSRGEFGVMIESHGDKTPYRMHFRSTGLPLVQAMDTMCRGWKFADLIAIGASADFVIPDIDR
- a CDS encoding NADH-quinone oxidoreductase subunit N — its product is MDISAIFSTMQAEISLAIILIVVLLADLILKQPNHKALQGLSCGLLVVQIALNIVPVTGEAFGGMFVNTPMSSIVKTVLTAGTLLVFMQADSWINREDTRHKAGEFYVLTLSTLLGMYYMVSAGSFLLFYVGLELASIPMACLIAFDKYRHHSAEASTKFILNAMFSSALMLYGLSLIYGTCGTMYFEDMTTMLTGSPLQILAMVLFFAGLGFKLSLVPFHMWTPDTYQGAPTAVTAYLSVISKGAAAFALMSILVKAFGPMIADWSLLVAIVTVVTITLANIMAILQHDLKRFMAYSSISQAGYIMLAVLGADGQGMASLVYYVIVYIVANLAVFGVITTVEQHNGGRVDREAYNGFYKTNPHLSFIMTLALFSLGGIPPFAGFFSKFFVFASAFHAGHWLVVFLALVNTIISLYYYLLIVKAMYITPNDNPLPAFRSSGMTRACLVICLLGIVLLGICSSVFNTLSNVASL
- the nuoH gene encoding NADH-quinone oxidoreductase subunit NuoH, with the protein product MNQAFLDYYNLQPLWELIHSALCSVMPEGLAIFLECVVVGVIIMVMYAVLAIILIYMERKVCAAFQCRIGPNRVGGKGGLLQVPADVIKILIKEVFKLKNADQLLYAAAPFLVILASILTFSCLPWHNGGEILHMNIGILFVLAASSIGILGILLAGWSSNSKYTLIGAVRSGAMLISYEISIGLIVLTMVMLSGTMDIHEIVMGQANGWNIFKGHLIAVVAFVIYLIAGNAEANRGPFDLAEAEQELTAGYHTEYSGMHFGFFYLAEYLNLFITAGIATTLFLGGWMPLHIAGLDGFNAVMDYIPGIVWFLGKTFFVVFLLMWIRWTYPRLRIDQVLTLEWKYIMPLSLVVLLVMAVCKVYGLVF